Proteins co-encoded in one Echeneis naucrates chromosome 22, fEcheNa1.1, whole genome shotgun sequence genomic window:
- the LOC115036113 gene encoding uncharacterized protein KIAA1522 homolog isoform X2, whose translation MSNRDSLGFGDLLPQDVVQVFAQEKQSKRGRKKRRHSLGRALGWLKGKKRKDLGADKKNLGLGPQFDLAMDTHRAGHQGGHKGGQKSGRQTHPHGNSHALPKQLVDDKTPAPPLLQENVFIETSRPKYLEDLHTEALEALKMTQQEDTNHGVEYQDNESTISTMTIQTDGEGGGFMTDSTIPDSSSVVSVQSSVSTRSARSGLTRQGSTFRPLNSGTLKKSEKTKRRRHRKTVAGIPQHVQRELGLDRVGWTMAQAFDEEQFYNGDTDNSPTTDGPKQAAVKQKGGHSNFPEMKVILPLNKDQVEQFNAGHRDDMALLDRLGPGWMTTSNSQKPPSPVMSMSPQAAYMSKIIPNAVLPPSIDVVEISRGQSRSSVRTVSKSSLVLSSPAPSRASSRASSSRTTSSRASTITSASRHNPPHLSDSSCWTNSESSETLVSDSSTISRSSTPRQKRPQDGDASAIEHTVSVHSSHSRPSKCTSNGKLMEKVDMKKDGQFVRSLSVMKPKKAPPPPSRSYSLHNKMKRRSRDLAEVRIRDTSGEENEKNKSRSSKVIDSPGYNADTSSLDDSTGSMSFSPSKSQEVKAEDAAKGEKKDPKDPSQENPVTLHENKLSKIISPSSGYSSQDATSPPLSKQQHNSSPSHKRGLLAKLQKLFPGSSSAASAPSSIPQLEDPENTKSIGDSKSDSVDTIGVNTSVRTLRDLFNIPPHPKVHAPPAPPPEVWAHSRRSVELLLGPPVPDNLYAIIKKNPKDRRQQRQPPSASTEGSVRSLVVERKQKNPAITVDSINGSIHVLERQKVQDKVLWNVQIHKEDNERLTQNVDLKGNGAVPEKDVKVKASDILQGMLLKAAERRGEKLPAVRVEESKMTSTQATEIETHADTLPAISLVHISPCPSPLVSHHPPQPLTQQTAEVVSVKSARAVVSPESSWPPPPPPMAQADRSDEVEFPLLPPPLFGEVGLVMPVEIPPKRPIPGDDISHATTSLGSVVKTGAAQAGPQKSTSSQEIAPQPLNIPPPPPYTAPPPPLEAVSPVTNKKVSLLLKEVFPPPPKEFSPPPLENIPPPLFEVSPVKLKRSSPTPIQEIPPTTAKDISPPLVIRVSPLPLEEASIPSAEEVPPSSSQEDERQSAVRATLITKLEPPQSIPPPPPLQSLPQLSEQDTDLPRENFQKEAETNPVSSNSILVAPLSIPPPPVIEFLHQSQEVPPNTNDPANSSAPFSLPFEISIPPVPETSPSPGVNIPEPPPLPVQGLSSIKHQPGQVSTENQSQEPIAAHVAQEETTPIVTPSLLQMVKLRSVNNSPEPPKTQDQPQAEVTMRRQQPSNQVSTSSASGETPQKPIRRSLIMTSPPPASPPVVVTSQITLPKSPTIPSSPKKSPPATTVSPSMNLQEAIRLRTAARSKENPISRLSLNSPTSPKDIHKSPSSTASFIFSKSNKKVVIETKASGQNNLEVSSVPKVVGEAELAKKVPPPVAKKPKSKAKENETSEETEQTAGQEAQDESIQDDTEKTNGTAGTVEGGETTST comes from the exons ATGTCAAACCGAGACTCACTGGGGTTTGGGGACCTGCTTCCCCAGGATGTCGTTCAGGTTTTTGCCCAGGAGAAGCAAAGCAAAAGGGGCCGTAAGAAGCGCAGGCACTCCCTTGGCCGAGCTCTGGGCTGGCTGAAGggcaaaaagaggaaagatcTTGGTGCTGACAAGAAAAATCTGGGCCTTGGTCCTCAATTTGATCTGGCCATGGATACGCACCGTGCAGGGCATCAGGGTGGGCACAAGGGAGGGCAGAAGTCAGGAAGACAGACACACCCACATGGAAACAGTCATG CTCTCCCAAAGCAATTGGTTGATGACAAGACCCCGGCACCACCCCTGCTCCAGGAGAATGTCTTCATTGAGACCAGCAGGCCCAAGTACCTGGAGGACCTTCACACCGAGGCCCTGGAGGCACTGAAAATGACTCAGCAAGAAG ATACCAATCATGGAGTGGAGTATCAGGATAATGAAAGCACAATA TCAACAATGACAATCCAAACAGATGGAGAAGGTGGCGGCTTTATGACAGACAGCACAATTCCTGACTCCTCCTCTGTCGTCTCTGTACAGTCGTCAGTGTCCACTAGATCAGCCCGATCTGGACTCACCAGGCAAG GATCAACGTTCAGGCCTTTGAATTCTGGAACTCTGAAAAAgtcagagaagacaaaaaggagaagacacagGAAGACTGTTGCTGGTATTCCTCAGCATGTTCAAAGAGAGCTGG GGTTGGACAGAGTGGGCTGGACAATGGCTCAGGCATTCGATGAGGAACAGTTTTATAATGGTGACACTGATAACAGCCCCACCACTGATGGCCCAAAGCAGgcagcagtgaaacaaaagGGAGGTCATTCCAACTTTCCGGAGATGAAGGTCATCCTTCCCCTCAACAAAGACCAAGTTGAGCAGTTCAATGCTGGACATAGGGACGACATGGCCTTGTTAGACCGCTTGGGTCCAGGCTGGATGACCACTTCAAACAGTCAAAAGCCACCTAGCCCTGTCATGTCCATGTCACCCCAGGCCGCTTACATGTCCAAAATAATTCCCAATGCCGTGTTGCCACCATCCATCGATGTGGTAGAAATCAGTCGAGGGCAAAGTCGCAGCAGCGTTCGCACTGTAAGCAAGAGTAGCCTTGTGCTCTCCAGTCCGGCCCCTTCCCGCGCTTCATCCAGAGCCTCTTCATCCAGGACCACTTCCTCCAGAGCCTCCACCATCACCTCTGCCTCCCGCCACAACCCTCCTCACCTGTCTGACAGCTCCTGTTGGACCAACTCTGAGTCCTCAGAGACTTTAGTGTCTGACTCCTCAACCATCTCCAGAAGCAGCACCCCCAGGCAGAAGAGGCCACAGGACGGAGATGCTTCTGCTATAGAGCACACAGTCAGTGTTCACTCTTCACACAGCAGGCCTTCCAAATGCACTTCTAATGGCAAGCTCATGGAGAAAGTAGATATGAAGAAAGATGGACAATTTGTGCGAAGCCTCTCTGTTATGAAGCCAAAGAAGGCTCCACCTCCTCCAAGTCGCTCCTATTCCCTTCACAATAAGATGAAGCGACGGTCACGTGACCTGGCTGAGGTTAGGATTAGGGACACTTCAggtgaggaaaatgaaaaaaacaagtcaAGATCTTCCAAAGTCATCGACAGCCCTGGCTACAATGCTGATACCAGTTCTCTGGACGACTCTACAGGCTCCATGTCATTCAGTCCCTCAAAATCTCAGGAAGTAAAGGCAGAGGACGCAGCAAAGGGTGAGAAAAAAGATCCCAAAGATCCCTCACAAGAGAATCCAGTAACACTTCATGAGAATAAGCTAAGTAAAATAATCTCTCCGTCCAGTGGCTACTCCAGCCAAGATGCAACATCCCCACCACtttcaaaacagcaacacaactcaTCTCCAAGTCATAAGAGAGGGCTCTTAGCAAAGCTTCAAAAGTTATTCCCTGGGTCTTCTTCTGCTGCCTCAGCTCCATCCTCGATCCCACAGCTAGAGGATCCTGAAAATACTAAATCCATTGGGGATTCTAAATCTGACTCAGTTGACACAATTGGTGTCAACACATCTGTAAGGACCTTGAGAGACCTCTTCAACATCCCTCCACACCCTAAAGTACATGCACCACCAGCCCCTCCTCCAGAGGTATGGGCACATAGCAGGCGTTCTGTTGAATTGCTCCTGGGACCCCCAGTGCCTGACAATCTGTACGCCATCATAAAGAAGAATCCAAAGGACAGGCGACAACAGAGGCAGCCTCCCTCTGCATCGACAGAGGGCTCTGTGAGAAGCTTGGTGgtagaaagaaagcaaaagaatcCAGCTATAACAGTAGACTCCATTAATGGATCCATCCATGtgctggagagacagaaagttcAAGATAAAGTGCTTTGGAATGTGCAGATTCACAAAGAGGACAATGAAAGACTGACTCAGAATGTAGATTTGAAAGGAAACGGCGCAGTGCCAGAAAAAGATGTGAAAGTAAAAGCAAGTGACATATTACAGGGGATGCTATTGAAGGCTGCAGAGAGACGTGGAGAAAAGCTGCCAGCAGTGAGAGTAGAAGAAAGCAAAATGACGTCCACACAAGCTACAGAGATAGAAACCCACGCAGATACTTTACCTGCCATTTCATTAGTACACATTTCCCCATGCCCCTCTCCCCTGGTGTCGCACCACCCTCCCCAGCCCCTCACCCAACAGACCGCAGAAGTTGTTTCTGTTAAATCAGCACGAGCTGTTGTGTCCCCAGAGTCATCCTggcccccaccacctccaccaatGGCCCAAGCCGATCGGTCTGATGAGGTAGAGTTCCCCCTACTACCTCCTCCGTTGTTTGGTGAGGTAGGCTTAGTCATGCCGGTTGAAATACCACCAAAGAGGCCTATTCCTGGCGATGACATCTCTCATGCGACTACATCTCTAGGATCAGTGGTGAAAACAGGAGCCGCCCAGGCTGGACCACAGAAGTCCACTTCATCCCAGGAGATTGCACCTCAACCACTCAAtatccctcctccccccccgtATACAGCTCCTCCGCCCCCACTTGAAGCTGTATCCCCTGTTACAAATAAAAAGGTCTCCCTGTTGCTAAAAGAGGTCTTCCCACCGCCTCCTAAAGAGTTCTCTCCACCACCACTCGAAAATATCCCTCCACCACTGTTTGAA GTTTCTCCTGTGAAGCTTAAACGGTCCTCTCCAACTCCGATTCAAGAAATCCCCCCTACCACTGCTAAAGATATCTCGCCTCCACTGGTTATCCGGGTTTCCCCGCTGCCTCTGGAAGAGGCCTCAATCCCATCTGCTGAAGAGGTTCCGCCATCATCTTCTCAAGAAGACGAGCGCCAGTCTGCTGTCAGAGCTACACTCATTACCAAGCTCGAGCCACCACAAAGTATTCCACCTCCACCACCCCTGCAATCACTTCCCCAGCTGTCAGAGCAGGATACTGACCTTCCTCGAGAGAATTTCCAAAAGGAGGCTGAAACTAATCCAGTTTCATCAAACAGTATTCTTGTTGCCCCTCTGAGTATTCCACCACCACCTGTCATAGAGTTTCTGCATCAATCTCAGGAGGTACCACCAAACACTAATGACCCAGCAAATAGCAGCGCCCCGTTTTCTCTCCCATTTGAAATTTCCATTCCACCAGTTCCTGAGACCTCTCCATCTCCGGGTGTAAACATCCCTGAACCTCCACCGCTACCTGTGCAGGGTCTTTCCAGCATCAAGCACCAGCCTGGTCAAGTGAGCACAGAAAACCAAAGCCAAGAACCAATCGCTGCCCATGTTGCACAAGAGGAAACCACTCCCATTGTCACCCCCTCCCTCTTGCAGATGGTCAAACTGCGGTCGGTCAACAACAGTCCTGAGCCTCCAAAAACTCAAGACCAACCACAGGCTGAGGTCACAATGAGGAGACAGCAGCCAAGCAATCAGGTTTCAACCTCATCTGCAAGTGGAGAAACTCCACAAAAGCCCATCAGAAGGTCTCTAATAATGACCTCTCCCCCACCTGCTTCACCTCCCGTTGTAGTCACTTCACAGATAACTCTGCCCAAGTCACCCACAATCCCATCCTCTCCGAAAAAGTCTCCTCCTGCCACGACTGTCTCTCCTTCCATGAACCTACAGGAAGCCATCCGCCTGAGGACGGCAGCCAGATCAAAAGAGAACCCCATATCTCGCCTCAGCTTGAATTCACCTACATCACCAAAAGACATCCATAAGTCCCCCTCAAGCACAGCAAGCTTTATCTTCTCCAAGAGCAACAAGAAAGTGGTGATTGAGACCAAAGCAAGTGGACAGAATAACCTGGAGGTTTCCTCTGTGCCCAAGGTGGTGGGTGAAGCGGAGTTGGCGAAGAAGGTGCCACCACCCGTAGCAAAGAAACCCAAATCGAAGGCCAAAGAGAACGAGACCAGTGAAGAGACGGAGCAAACTGCAGGACAGGAAGCACAAGATGAAAGTATCCAGG ATGATACTGAGAAGACAAACGGGACAGCAGGTACTGTTGAAGGAGGAGAGACAACATCAACATGA
- the LOC115036113 gene encoding uncharacterized protein KIAA1522-like isoform X3 has protein sequence MTQQEDTNHGVEYQDNESTISTMTIQTDGEGGGFMTDSTIPDSSSVVSVQSSVSTRSARSGLTRQGSTFRPLNSGTLKKSEKTKRRRHRKTVAGIPQHVQRELGLDRVGWTMAQAFDEEQFYNGDTDNSPTTDGPKQAAVKQKGGHSNFPEMKVILPLNKDQVEQFNAGHRDDMALLDRLGPGWMTTSNSQKPPSPVMSMSPQAAYMSKIIPNAVLPPSIDVVEISRGQSRSSVRTVSKSSLVLSSPAPSRASSRASSSRTTSSRASTITSASRHNPPHLSDSSCWTNSESSETLVSDSSTISRSSTPRQKRPQDGDASAIEHTVSVHSSHSRPSKCTSNGKLMEKVDMKKDGQFVRSLSVMKPKKAPPPPSRSYSLHNKMKRRSRDLAEVRIRDTSGEENEKNKSRSSKVIDSPGYNADTSSLDDSTGSMSFSPSKSQEVKAEDAAKGEKKDPKDPSQENPVTLHENKLSKIISPSSGYSSQDATSPPLSKQQHNSSPSHKRGLLAKLQKLFPGSSSAASAPSSIPQLEDPENTKSIGDSKSDSVDTIGVNTSVRTLRDLFNIPPHPKVHAPPAPPPEVWAHSRRSVELLLGPPVPDNLYAIIKKNPKDRRQQRQPPSASTEGSVRSLVVERKQKNPAITVDSINGSIHVLERQKVQDKVLWNVQIHKEDNERLTQNVDLKGNGAVPEKDVKVKASDILQGMLLKAAERRGEKLPAVRVEESKMTSTQATEIETHADTLPAISLVHISPCPSPLVSHHPPQPLTQQTAEVVSVKSARAVVSPESSWPPPPPPMAQADRSDEVEFPLLPPPLFGEVGLVMPVEIPPKRPIPGDDISHATTSLGSVVKTGAAQAGPQKSTSSQEIAPQPLNIPPPPPYTAPPPPLEAVSPVTNKKVSLLLKEVFPPPPKEFSPPPLENIPPPLFEVVSPPSTEMSPPPPEEASCPPTEVSPVKLKRSSPTPIQEIPPTTAKDISPPLVIRVSPLPLEEASIPSAEEVPPSSSQEDERQSAVRATLITKLEPPQSIPPPPPLQSLPQLSEQDTDLPRENFQKEAETNPVSSNSILVAPLSIPPPPVIEFLHQSQEVPPNTNDPANSSAPFSLPFEISIPPVPETSPSPGVNIPEPPPLPVQGLSSIKHQPGQVSTENQSQEPIAAHVAQEETTPIVTPSLLQMVKLRSVNNSPEPPKTQDQPQAEVTMRRQQPSNQVSTSSASGETPQKPIRRSLIMTSPPPASPPVVVTSQITLPKSPTIPSSPKKSPPATTVSPSMNLQEAIRLRTAARSKENPISRLSLNSPTSPKDIHKSPSSTASFIFSKSNKKVVIETKASGQNNLEVSSVPKVVGEAELAKKVPPPVAKKPKSKAKENETSEETEQTAGQEAQDESIQDDTEKTNGTAGTVEGGETTST, from the exons ATGACTCAGCAAGAAG ATACCAATCATGGAGTGGAGTATCAGGATAATGAAAGCACAATA TCAACAATGACAATCCAAACAGATGGAGAAGGTGGCGGCTTTATGACAGACAGCACAATTCCTGACTCCTCCTCTGTCGTCTCTGTACAGTCGTCAGTGTCCACTAGATCAGCCCGATCTGGACTCACCAGGCAAG GATCAACGTTCAGGCCTTTGAATTCTGGAACTCTGAAAAAgtcagagaagacaaaaaggagaagacacagGAAGACTGTTGCTGGTATTCCTCAGCATGTTCAAAGAGAGCTGG GGTTGGACAGAGTGGGCTGGACAATGGCTCAGGCATTCGATGAGGAACAGTTTTATAATGGTGACACTGATAACAGCCCCACCACTGATGGCCCAAAGCAGgcagcagtgaaacaaaagGGAGGTCATTCCAACTTTCCGGAGATGAAGGTCATCCTTCCCCTCAACAAAGACCAAGTTGAGCAGTTCAATGCTGGACATAGGGACGACATGGCCTTGTTAGACCGCTTGGGTCCAGGCTGGATGACCACTTCAAACAGTCAAAAGCCACCTAGCCCTGTCATGTCCATGTCACCCCAGGCCGCTTACATGTCCAAAATAATTCCCAATGCCGTGTTGCCACCATCCATCGATGTGGTAGAAATCAGTCGAGGGCAAAGTCGCAGCAGCGTTCGCACTGTAAGCAAGAGTAGCCTTGTGCTCTCCAGTCCGGCCCCTTCCCGCGCTTCATCCAGAGCCTCTTCATCCAGGACCACTTCCTCCAGAGCCTCCACCATCACCTCTGCCTCCCGCCACAACCCTCCTCACCTGTCTGACAGCTCCTGTTGGACCAACTCTGAGTCCTCAGAGACTTTAGTGTCTGACTCCTCAACCATCTCCAGAAGCAGCACCCCCAGGCAGAAGAGGCCACAGGACGGAGATGCTTCTGCTATAGAGCACACAGTCAGTGTTCACTCTTCACACAGCAGGCCTTCCAAATGCACTTCTAATGGCAAGCTCATGGAGAAAGTAGATATGAAGAAAGATGGACAATTTGTGCGAAGCCTCTCTGTTATGAAGCCAAAGAAGGCTCCACCTCCTCCAAGTCGCTCCTATTCCCTTCACAATAAGATGAAGCGACGGTCACGTGACCTGGCTGAGGTTAGGATTAGGGACACTTCAggtgaggaaaatgaaaaaaacaagtcaAGATCTTCCAAAGTCATCGACAGCCCTGGCTACAATGCTGATACCAGTTCTCTGGACGACTCTACAGGCTCCATGTCATTCAGTCCCTCAAAATCTCAGGAAGTAAAGGCAGAGGACGCAGCAAAGGGTGAGAAAAAAGATCCCAAAGATCCCTCACAAGAGAATCCAGTAACACTTCATGAGAATAAGCTAAGTAAAATAATCTCTCCGTCCAGTGGCTACTCCAGCCAAGATGCAACATCCCCACCACtttcaaaacagcaacacaactcaTCTCCAAGTCATAAGAGAGGGCTCTTAGCAAAGCTTCAAAAGTTATTCCCTGGGTCTTCTTCTGCTGCCTCAGCTCCATCCTCGATCCCACAGCTAGAGGATCCTGAAAATACTAAATCCATTGGGGATTCTAAATCTGACTCAGTTGACACAATTGGTGTCAACACATCTGTAAGGACCTTGAGAGACCTCTTCAACATCCCTCCACACCCTAAAGTACATGCACCACCAGCCCCTCCTCCAGAGGTATGGGCACATAGCAGGCGTTCTGTTGAATTGCTCCTGGGACCCCCAGTGCCTGACAATCTGTACGCCATCATAAAGAAGAATCCAAAGGACAGGCGACAACAGAGGCAGCCTCCCTCTGCATCGACAGAGGGCTCTGTGAGAAGCTTGGTGgtagaaagaaagcaaaagaatcCAGCTATAACAGTAGACTCCATTAATGGATCCATCCATGtgctggagagacagaaagttcAAGATAAAGTGCTTTGGAATGTGCAGATTCACAAAGAGGACAATGAAAGACTGACTCAGAATGTAGATTTGAAAGGAAACGGCGCAGTGCCAGAAAAAGATGTGAAAGTAAAAGCAAGTGACATATTACAGGGGATGCTATTGAAGGCTGCAGAGAGACGTGGAGAAAAGCTGCCAGCAGTGAGAGTAGAAGAAAGCAAAATGACGTCCACACAAGCTACAGAGATAGAAACCCACGCAGATACTTTACCTGCCATTTCATTAGTACACATTTCCCCATGCCCCTCTCCCCTGGTGTCGCACCACCCTCCCCAGCCCCTCACCCAACAGACCGCAGAAGTTGTTTCTGTTAAATCAGCACGAGCTGTTGTGTCCCCAGAGTCATCCTggcccccaccacctccaccaatGGCCCAAGCCGATCGGTCTGATGAGGTAGAGTTCCCCCTACTACCTCCTCCGTTGTTTGGTGAGGTAGGCTTAGTCATGCCGGTTGAAATACCACCAAAGAGGCCTATTCCTGGCGATGACATCTCTCATGCGACTACATCTCTAGGATCAGTGGTGAAAACAGGAGCCGCCCAGGCTGGACCACAGAAGTCCACTTCATCCCAGGAGATTGCACCTCAACCACTCAAtatccctcctccccccccgtATACAGCTCCTCCGCCCCCACTTGAAGCTGTATCCCCTGTTACAAATAAAAAGGTCTCCCTGTTGCTAAAAGAGGTCTTCCCACCGCCTCCTAAAGAGTTCTCTCCACCACCACTCGAAAATATCCCTCCACCACTGTTTGAAGTGGTCTCTCCACCATCCACAGAGATGTCCCCACCACCACCTGAAGAAGCGTCTTGTCCACCTACAGAGGTTTCTCCTGTGAAGCTTAAACGGTCCTCTCCAACTCCGATTCAAGAAATCCCCCCTACCACTGCTAAAGATATCTCGCCTCCACTGGTTATCCGGGTTTCCCCGCTGCCTCTGGAAGAGGCCTCAATCCCATCTGCTGAAGAGGTTCCGCCATCATCTTCTCAAGAAGACGAGCGCCAGTCTGCTGTCAGAGCTACACTCATTACCAAGCTCGAGCCACCACAAAGTATTCCACCTCCACCACCCCTGCAATCACTTCCCCAGCTGTCAGAGCAGGATACTGACCTTCCTCGAGAGAATTTCCAAAAGGAGGCTGAAACTAATCCAGTTTCATCAAACAGTATTCTTGTTGCCCCTCTGAGTATTCCACCACCACCTGTCATAGAGTTTCTGCATCAATCTCAGGAGGTACCACCAAACACTAATGACCCAGCAAATAGCAGCGCCCCGTTTTCTCTCCCATTTGAAATTTCCATTCCACCAGTTCCTGAGACCTCTCCATCTCCGGGTGTAAACATCCCTGAACCTCCACCGCTACCTGTGCAGGGTCTTTCCAGCATCAAGCACCAGCCTGGTCAAGTGAGCACAGAAAACCAAAGCCAAGAACCAATCGCTGCCCATGTTGCACAAGAGGAAACCACTCCCATTGTCACCCCCTCCCTCTTGCAGATGGTCAAACTGCGGTCGGTCAACAACAGTCCTGAGCCTCCAAAAACTCAAGACCAACCACAGGCTGAGGTCACAATGAGGAGACAGCAGCCAAGCAATCAGGTTTCAACCTCATCTGCAAGTGGAGAAACTCCACAAAAGCCCATCAGAAGGTCTCTAATAATGACCTCTCCCCCACCTGCTTCACCTCCCGTTGTAGTCACTTCACAGATAACTCTGCCCAAGTCACCCACAATCCCATCCTCTCCGAAAAAGTCTCCTCCTGCCACGACTGTCTCTCCTTCCATGAACCTACAGGAAGCCATCCGCCTGAGGACGGCAGCCAGATCAAAAGAGAACCCCATATCTCGCCTCAGCTTGAATTCACCTACATCACCAAAAGACATCCATAAGTCCCCCTCAAGCACAGCAAGCTTTATCTTCTCCAAGAGCAACAAGAAAGTGGTGATTGAGACCAAAGCAAGTGGACAGAATAACCTGGAGGTTTCCTCTGTGCCCAAGGTGGTGGGTGAAGCGGAGTTGGCGAAGAAGGTGCCACCACCCGTAGCAAAGAAACCCAAATCGAAGGCCAAAGAGAACGAGACCAGTGAAGAGACGGAGCAAACTGCAGGACAGGAAGCACAAGATGAAAGTATCCAGG ATGATACTGAGAAGACAAACGGGACAGCAGGTACTGTTGAAGGAGGAGAGACAACATCAACATGA